In Ruminiclostridium josui JCM 17888, the genomic window CGTACCACCACCTATAAGAACTATAGGTACATGTCCCGCCTGCTGCATATGAGCCATAACCATTAACTGTAAAAAATGTCCTATATGCAAACTGTCTGCAGTTGGATCAAATCCGATATAGAAAGTGACCTTTTCTTCACTTAAAAGCTTTTTTACTTCTTCCTCATGGGTAATCTGTGCAATAAATCCTCTTTCCTTTAATACATCAAAAACACTGCTCACTTTATCCACTCCTTATTTTTCTTATTAAAACTAAATATATATAAAAATAAAAGCCCTTTGTCCAGTATAAGGACGAAGAGCTTCGTGGTACCACCTTAATTCACATTTTAGAAAAAATTTTTCTAAAAATGTCTTATTGATGCTGTAACGGGCAAACCCGGCAAATAGCAGCTCATAATCTGTAATTCACTCATCTGCGTACTCCAATCTTTTCACCCACCAGACTGTTCTCTAAAAGTACATTTGCAGACAGTTACTGTAATTAATCATAGCTGTTTTAGATATTCTTTTTACAATTCTAACATATGAAATCATTAGTATGCAATAAAAATTATCCAAGAAAAAAGTCTTTTAATTCTTGTTGGTCCTGTATAGACGAAGCAGCCAATATATGGTCCCCTTCCATTAAAAGGGTATCACCATTTGGTATTATTACATTATCTTCTCTTATAATTGAAATTAAAACACATTCCCTTGGAATCTTTATTTCCTTTAATCTTTTGTTTTTTACAGGAGAAGTCGGAGATAGCAAAATTTCACTCAGTGAAATTCTTCCGTTTTTCAATTTCATAAGTGTTTTCATTCCCGAGTAATCAACTTCCTGTTCTATTAAATCGGCAATTATAGAAGTACTACTTACAGCAATATCCACACCAAGTTTTTCAAAGACAGTTATATTCTTTGGGTTATTTACCCTTGCTATAGTACGCTTTATGCCAAAATTTCTTTTTGCAAGCTGACATGCAATGAGGTTTTCTTCATCCTTTCCCGTAACTGCAATAAATATGTCCGCTTTCTCTACATTACATTCAGTTAAATGCTCAATATTTGTTCCATCTCCGTTTACTACACAAACATTCAACTGATTTGCAATCTTTTCACAGAGCTCTTTCTGCTTTTCAATAACCGCTATTTTATGTTTATACGGAAGCAGAGTTTTTATTAAATAAAATCCTAATTTTCCTCCACCGGCAATTACTATATACATTTATTCAATCTCCTAATTGTTCTTGTGGGTAGTGTCTGCTACAACTAATATGTCACCTTTAGCTAACCGACCTACTGCATTAGCCAATATAAATTGTCCCGACCGCATAACACCAAAAATCATACTCTGTTTAAGCTTAATTTGGTCAACCCTTTTACCTATATAGCCATCTGCCAAATTTATATGTTTAAATAATACAGAGGTATTTCCAATATTATGTGTACTGACATCAGCATTTGACTCAAGCATTGCCCTCATTACATTTACAGTAATGTCGGTTGGACAAATAGTTTCCAGACCGAACTGATGAAACACATGTTCACGTGCAGGGTTATAAATCCTAGCAATAACCTTGGGTATCTTGAATATTTCTTTTGCAACCTGACAAACCATGATATTTACGTTATCATCTTCAGTTACTGCCACTAATACGTCAGCATTTTCTATTCCTGCCATTTTTAAAACATCCTGATCAATAGGTACTCCTGTCAAGGTCACTCCATCAAAATCATGGGGAAGATTTTTGAAAGCTCTTGCATCGTTTGAAACAATTACAACTTCATTTCCTTCCTCAGAAAGAACCTGTGCAAACTTTGCTCCAACCTTTCCACACCCTATTATAACTACCTGCATGATTTCCTCCTACTTAAAAATCCAGATAAAAATAATGAGCATCATAGGTATGGTAGTAAATGCCATACGTAATGCCCCATAGTAAAGAATACCAAACAATTATAACACTATTTAAATATTTTATTAATCCGCAAAAAATCATTAAATATAAAAATTACATCTTCATCGTACCAAATAGAGCCAATATTTGCTGATTATCATTTATTATCTCAATATTTCTTGAAATTTTATACATCATTTATAATTTAAATACCATGTATTTTTTTTTGGCTAATAAAAATAATAAATCTATATAAAATCACACGAAAAGAGGTATTTAATTGCTCGTTGTTTTTATAAGAACCCTGATACTTTATATTGTCGTAATCATTGCAATGAGGATTATGGGAAAAAGGCAGATTGGACAGCTACAGCCTTTTGAGCTTGCTGTTGCAATCATGATTTCAGAGTTGGCCTCAGTGCCTATGCAAAACACAGGTATACCTCTGGTTAATGGAATAATACCTATACTTACAATGTTGGCTGCACAAATACTTATATCATTTATTTCACTCAAAAGTACCAAAGCCAGAACTATTTTCTGTGGACGTCCAAGCGTTCTTATATCAGGCGGTAAAATTATGGAGCAAGTTTTCCGTCAAGAACTGTACACTCTTAATGACCTGTTAGAGCAACTGAGAAATAAAGATATTTATAATATAGCAGATGTGGAATACGCAATATTGGAAACCAACGGTCAGCTTAGTGTCATACCAAAAGCCGGAAAATCCACGATAATTCGTGAAGACCTAAATATTTCAGGCAAATATGAAGCACCTGCTATTGAAATCATTATTGACGGTGATCTCATAGAAGAAAATCTAAAGCTTGCCAATTTCAGCAAAGCCAAGCTGGAAAGCGAATTAAAAAAGATGAATATTAAAAGCACAAAAGATGTTTTTTTTGCATGTGTTGGTTCAGATGGTCAGTTATTCTGTCAGGAAAAAGAAAAAAATAAAAGGAGCTAAAAGATATGTCAAACAGCGTAAAAACATTAACTATAGTTGTTAGTTTAGTTTTGATTATAATCGTTTCAGGAGTTCTATCTCTGTGCTATCTGAACCGCTCCTGCGAAAAACTTGAAAAAACTGTAAACTCAGCGGGCTTATTTATACAATCTAAGCAATGGGACTCTGCCGAAAAGCTCCTACAGAATTTTGCATCTGATTGGGATAAAACAAAATTCGGTTGGTCTATCCTATTAGACCATTTTGAGATTGATAATATTGATAATTCATATACAAAAACAAAAAAATATGTTGAAAGCAAGGATTATTCTTCTGCTTTGGCAGAATTGGAAGCGTTAAAAGAGTATATTAATCACATTCCTGTAAAAGAAAGTTTTACTCTTAAAAATATTATGTGATATTATTTAAACCCTCTCAGTATCAAAATTCCAATAAATAATGCGTAAAATGCTCCCCCTGTTAAAAGGGGCAAAGGTGTTAAGCTATTTTTAACTTTTATCCAGATGTATGTTACAAGAGTGGAGGACAATGCCAGAAGAGAACTTACCAATGTTATTATGTCAAGTTTCCAATTCGTTGTGAGTATTCCTATTGCAACTGGTATACAGCTTTGGAATACCATAGCACCCGATATATTCCCAAGGGAAAGTGTATCCTTATTTTTGCTTATCCAGATAACACTGTTAAATTTTTCCGGGAGCTCTGTTGCAATAGGAGTAATTATAATTGATAAGGCAAGTGTAGAAACACCCAAAGTCCTGGAGATAGCTTCAATATTTCCTACAAACATCTCTGCACCAACTATGATTGAGAAGAGAGCAACAGCAATCTGTAACAAAATAATAACTAAGCTTTCCTTAATCCTGAATGTTCGCGAGAATATTAGGTCATCGATTTCTTCATTACTTGCCTTATCATTGTTTACTGTTTTATAAACGTAATAAACGTATGCACCTATGAGCAATATTGCAGCTATATTCTTAATAAAACCTATTGAAAAAAAAGATACTGAAATAGCTCCTGTGTAAGCAATAACAAAAAATGAAATGTCACGTTCAAGTATATTTAAATCCGTATTCAGCTTTTTTCCTGTCTGTCGTCTTCCTGAAAAAATTATTACACTTAAACCCGTTATAAAAAATGCAAGAGTTGATAGCATAAAAGGTGCTCCCACAATAGCTCCGATTCCTATTTCAACGGAGTCCTTATGCCTATTTGAAAAAAGCAAGGCAATTACTGGTATCAATGTTTCAGGCAAGCAGGTTCCCACAGCAGAAAAAATGCTTCCTACAACTCCATCTCCAAGCCTTAACTTTTTACCCAACCACTCAATTCCATTTGTAAACAGCTCACATCCTGTAAGGATTATACCAAGACTAAGTAATAAAATCAGTATGTTATTTAGCATAGCTCTCTCTCTTCTCTTTTTTTAGGACAATGCCCTTCAATTATTTATATGCTGTGTTTACAAAATTTAACACTAACATTAAGTATCCAGCGAAATCTTAAGTCAACCCTATAATACTTGTGATAAATTGCTTATATTGGGTTCCAACAGTGATATGAGTAATAGCTTACATCTTGACATCATATATGTTTATATAGTAGGCTATGCATCATAGAATATTTTTTAGGGGTGAAAAATAATGGATGATGATCCAGCGGATGTGGATAGTAACACATTAATGTTACAAGTTTATGTTAATAAGAAACGATTTTTTTATCCAAGGCCATAAGACGCGCGATTTACCAAGTGTGTTCTATGACTTTTTTTGATTTTTTAAGGTTACTATGTAAATTTGGAGGATAAAAAAATTGCTTACTGAAATTTTATTTTTGATAATTTTGATTGTACTGAATGCGTTTTTTGCAGCATCAGAAATTGCTTTAATATCTTTGAATGATAATAAAATTAAACTTATGGCTGAAGATGGCGACAAGAAAGCTAAACTTTTACAGAAATTGCTTGGCGAACCAAGTAGATTTCTTGCAACCATTCAAATAGGTATAACCTTGGCAGGTTTTTTAGCAAGTGCATTTGCTTCAGAAAGCTTCGCTGATAGATTAGTAAATATAGTTAATGCCTTTGAAATCCCAATTCCTGAAAACGTATTAAAAACCACCGCGGTAATTGTCATAACAATTATACTATCGTATTTTACTCTTGTTTTTGGTGAATTGGTTCCTAAACGATTAGCTATGAAAAAAGCTGAGTCAATTTCTTTTTTTGTAGTTAAGCCATTAAATATGTTATCCTCAGTTACATCACCATTTGTAAGACTTCTTACCACCTCTACTAATTTTTTTGTGAGACTTTTTGGTGTTGATCCCTATTCCACTGAAGAACAGAACGTTACCGAAGAAGAAATACGTATGATGATTGATGTTGGTGAAGAAAAAGGTACTATTGAAGAAACTGAAAAAGAAATGATAAACAATATATTCGAGTTTAACAATAAGACTGTTTCGGAAATAATGACACACAGAACCGATATAGCTGCTCTTCCTGTTGATTCAACTATCACTGAAGTTACTTCTTTTTTCAATCGTGAAAAGTATTCAAGGATACCGATATATGAAGACAGCATTGATAATATCATTGGTGTAATGCATTCCAAATATCTAATCCAGTACTTGTCTGAAGGCAATGAGAAAGAAGATTTTAATTTAAGGAATTTTATCAGGTCACCTTACTTCGTTCCAGCTTCAAAAAGAACTGACGAACTTTTTCAAGAACTTAAGCAAAATAAAAATCATTTAGCAATCATTATTGATGAGTATGGAGGAACAGCAGGTCTCGTTACATTAGAAGACTTGATTGAAGAAATTGTCGGAAATATTTTCGACGAAGACGACGAAGTTGAAAAATATATAGACAAAATAGATGATAATACATTCGTAATAAAAGGTTCAGTTAGCTTGGACGAAGTGCAGGAAGCACTGGGTGTTAATCTTCCTGATGATTACGAAACCCTTAGCGGATTTATTACAGGTCAATTGGGAAGAATTCCTGAAAAGGGTGACAAACCAGTAATTGAATATGAAGAATTATTATTTAAAGTAGAAGAAGTTAAGCAAAAGAAAGTTTCAAAGGTTAAAGTATGTAAAGTTTAATAAAATAAAGTATTTTAAGTAGGGCTATCGCAAAACGAGCCTGTGAAGAAAAGTCTGTAAAATCAGCTTTCTATGATAAAATCAAATTATCATAGGAGGCTATTTTTTATGGCAAGAAGAAAGAATTCGATGAGCGAAGGAAAAAAGAACATTATTGCATCCCTACTTCAAGAGTATGACATCAAGACTGCAGAAGACATCCAGGAAGCACTTAAAGACTTGTTAGGGGGTACCATTCAGAGCATGTTGGAAGCCGAGATGGATCAGCATTTAGGCTATGAACCATACGAACGTTCCAATAACACCAATTACAGGAACGGAAAAAAATCCAAATCAATACAAAGTACATATGGTAAGATGGAAATTGACGTTCCACAAGATCGAGAATGTTCCTTTGAGCCACAAATCGTGAAGAAGCGTCAAAAGGATATCTCAAGCATTGACCAAAAGATCATTGCTATGTATGCAAGAGGTTTGACAACTCGCCAGATCTCTGACCAGATCGAAGAAATCTACGGATTTGAAGTTAGTGAAGGCATGGTATCCGATATCACAAACAAACTGCTTCCAGAAATTGAGGAATGGCAACAACGTCCACTATCCAGCGTTTACCCAATTGTATTCATAGATGCTGTGCACTTTTCTGTTAGGGACAACAATGTCATCAAGAAGCTGGCTGCATACATCATTCTTGGAATCAATGAAGAAGGCCAAAAGGAAGTGTTAAGCATTCAGATAGGCCAAAATGAAAGCAGTAAATATTGGCTTAGTGTCCTAAATGAACTGAAGAACCGTGGAGTCAAGGATATTCTTATACTTTGTGCAGATGGCCTGAGTGGCATCAAGGAATCCATTGCTGTAGCTTTTCCGGAAACAGAGTATCAACGCTGCATAGTCCATCAGGTAAGAAACACACTAAAATATGTTGCAGACAAAGATAAGAAGGAGTTTGCTAATGACCTGAAGACAATCTACCATGCCCCTACAGAGGAGACCGGATATGAGCGTATGATGCAAATTACGGACAAGTGGCAGGACCGTTATCCTAACGCCATGAAGAGTTGGTCTACGAACTGGGATATCCTAAGCCCGATTTTCAAGTTTTCTACGGATGTTCGCAAGGTAATCTACACAACCAATGCTATAGAAAGCCTGAACAGCACATATCGTCGTCTGAATCGTCAAAGAAGCGTATTTCCAAGTGACACAGCCCTCTTAAAGGCCCTATATCTAGCAACCTTTGAGGCAACCAAGAAGTGGACTATGACTCTCCGTAACTGGGGTAAAGTCTACGGTGAGTTGTCCATCATGTATGAGGGCAGGCTTCTGCAATAAAATCAGGACAATCAAAAACACCCTTTTGGAAGGGTGCTATTGACATGCCATTAATTTACTATTATATTGTAGACAAGTTATGAAAGCCAGCATCTGGCCTTCACAACTCTAATAAAATTATCATAGAAAGCTATTTACAGAGATTATTTCACACACTCCGCAAAACAAAAATACTTACTGTTTTAACACTGTACTCCCGTATAAAATTAAATCAATTTTGCTTCCAAGCTTTTTATTGATACAATTTATACTCTCAGTACTGGTTAAGAAAGATAAGAATTTGTTTTGCAATAGCCCCTTTTGATTTATCTCGTATAATACAGCTGTTTTTATGAAAACTTCCTAAAAGTCACAAAAAAAAACTGCTTGCAAAAACAAGCAGTTCTGGTGACGAATACTGGGCTCGAACCAGTGACCCCTACCATGTCAAGGTAGTACTCTAACCAACTGAGCTAATCCGTCATTTGTACTACTATTATCCATATATTTTCATCTACTGTCAAGTACCTGTAATTTTTATTTTATAGACATACGGAACTATTATCCTGCCAGATTATTATCATATTCTCCACTATCCTTTTTTCCACTATTGCTCTTAAATTTATAGGCAAAAATAACTGCACACAGAATTACAAGTGTACCTGATAATCCGAATAATATCAACATATTGTTGAGTACGGTTATCCCAATGTTAATTTTGACATTTTCCAGGGCTCCTACGAGAAATGCTCCCAAAAATGCACTTGTAAAGCCGGCCAGTCCCGCAACCGCAGCATTAAATCCTACAAAAATTGTACGTCCTTCCTGTGGTGCGTGCTTAAACTGAATATTAAATAATGATATGTTAACTCCTGACCACCCTGCTCCGGCTACTATCTGAATAAAAGGTATAATTACATAGCAGATTTCTTTAGTTACAAAAGCCCAAGTCAGGTGGCATAAGCCTAACATACCTATAGAAATAACAGTAGTAACTTCCCAACTGAACTTATCAGCCAGTTTGCCCCAAAGCTTTGCTGTAGAAGCCTGTACTACTGAAAGGAGAATGTTTGCAAACATTATAAAGGTATATGACAGTTTTAAACCTGTTACCATATAAACAGAAAAAAAAGGCAGTGCAATCTGTCCTGCAAAATTCCATGCTGCATTTATAAAGATAACCGGACGGAACTGCTTGTTTTTTAAAGGCAAGGTAAACAAACTCTTAATATTCACATTCTGGCTAATAGGTACTATTTCAGGTTCTTTAATTTTTCTAAGTACATAAATATTCATCATAACTAAAAGCAATACTATAGAAAAAACAAAAATAAAGCCTAGAAATTCCCTTCCAGACACTTTGAATACATCAAGTATTCTGCCCATGGATAGTGAAAGAACAGCCGCTGATGAAATTATAAAGGTATCCCTTAGCCCAAAATACCTGCCTCTGTATCTCTCGGGAACCAGACTAATAATCCAGCTTCCGCCTGCAGGGTTAGAAAAACTGAAAATAAGATACGCCGCAAAATACATGCCTCCCAGCAAAAGCACTCTGGCAGATGTATTCTGTGTTAAAAGCGGAATAACTATCATCAGTCCAAGCAATGACCTATATAAAAAGCAGGTATTAACAATCAAACTCTTTCTACTAGTAAGTTTTTCCAAAAATATTGGACTGAACATCTGTAGAATATTGGCCAATAATGGTATAGCTGCAATAAGGCCAATTATTTGATCGGATGCGCCTAGAAATTTTGCATACCCAGCCAAAAACGCACCTGCTGTGAGGGTATAAATACCGTTTGAAAGGCAGCCCTCAAGAATAAACCGTCTACGGCTCAGCTCATAATTTTCATCTGAAACATCGCCATAAAGCCTTGGTCTTTTAAATTTTAAAACCATGGAAAATACTCCCCCATCAAAGAACATTAGTATGAATAAAGCTATAAATAATTAGTGCAAATATAAGTGTGACAGTTCTATTACCTATGGGTTGCTTCTACCTTATATTCCAAATCCATATATATTTTTACAATAAATCGTTGAAGAATCAGATTAGTTATTGTTGTCAGAAAAGCTCCAATAAACACACCTGAAATAGAGTTTCCTACCAAAAGAAATACAGGTAACTTAAATACTACAAAATAAGCTACAAGTATACCCGCAATCTGAGCTTTCTTTCCTTTTGTAATTTCACTGCTGGCAGTCATTGCATCCGCCATGGTCAGTTTCAAGTCCAATACATAGCAGAAACCAAAAACAAACATTACATAAGCTATTATACCGGGAATAACAAAAAACATAGAGCCAAACATTACTACTAGCCCAAAAATAACATTATAGGATATGATTCGGCCAATATACTTGAAAACGCCTGAAAAGCTTGCCTTAAATCCACTGTCCTTCCCCTTTTGTTCTGATAAGTAAGAATACATATAAACAGATAAGAACAAATTTGAAACAAGCTTGGACAAAAGTGATACACCAAGTGCCACTAAAAAAGCATACAAAATATGTATAGACGGCTGATATATGTCTGTAGAAGCAGTTGATGAAAATGATGCCAAATTGTTATAGATTTCTTCAATTTCCTCTATAGGGAACATTTGGGCGTATTTGTATAATGCGTATTTACCTATTAATTGGCAAAAAAGGACAAGCACAAATATTAATCGTGCCAGCCCCTCTTTTTTTAATTTGTGAAACTTAATACTTTCCGGAAGATATTCAAAAAAAGTTTTGACTCCTGAAGAATTCCCCATTTATTATCCTCCAAGCTGCCAAGGCAGCATAATATTTTATAAGTAATAATTTTGTGTCCAATACTAACAAAACAGACACTTGCTAGTATATACTCAGCATTGTATAAATTCAAGAGTAATTTGTTATAATTAATAATCTTTATTTTAGTTAAATTAGAAAACCGCCATTTGGGCTTATTACTTGCCCCGTTATAAACTTAGCACTGTCTGAGGTCAGAAAGAACACTGTTTCTGCAATATCAGTACCCGTTCCAATTATTCCCAAAGGGGTTTGTTCCTTCAGCTCATCCAATGTTTGGGCATCAAGTTCTGAATTCATATCAGTATCAATTACACCGGGGGCAACACAATTAACCTGTATATTAGACGGGCCTACTTCCTTTGCCAATGCCCGTGTCAGTCCTATAACCGCTGCCTTTGAAGCAGAATAATGTACTTCACAGGATGCACCTGTTAACCCCCATATAGATGATATATTAACTATTTTCCCCCATTTGCTTCTTATCATATGAGGAAGAACTGCTTTACAGCAATAGAACATTCCTTTTACATTAATGTCAAACATCCTGTCCCATTCTTCAGTTGTAATGTCTGTGAATAGTCTTTGCCCTGCTATACCTGCATTATTAATTAGTATATCAATATTGCCAAAATGTGAATTAATACTTTGAACCATTTCAAGAACCTGTTCCTGACTGCTTACATCCGCCTTTACAGTCATTACATTACATTGCTCCCTAGCTAACTCCCTTTCCAGATTTTCAGCTGCCGTCCTATTTACGTTAAAGTTTATAGCAACGTTAAATCCGTTTTGGGCAAATTTCTTAGCAATGGCATGGCCTATTCCTCTTGAAGCACCTGTTACAAGAACAGTTTTTTGCTTATTCATTATATAAATTGCCTCAATTCATTTAGTTAGTTTTTTTATAACAGTAAGCTACTTTCCGCTAATCATATCAAAAAAAGCTTTCTTATCATCAGGATTTTTAAACATACCGAAATAATCTGCTATTTCAATAGAAAAATCAACAAAAGATATACCTTTTGAAGTTATGACAT contains:
- a CDS encoding potassium channel family protein — translated: MYIVIAGGGKLGFYLIKTLLPYKHKIAVIEKQKELCEKIANQLNVCVVNGDGTNIEHLTECNVEKADIFIAVTGKDEENLIACQLAKRNFGIKRTIARVNNPKNITVFEKLGVDIAVSSTSIIADLIEQEVDYSGMKTLMKLKNGRISLSEILLSPTSPVKNKRLKEIKIPRECVLISIIREDNVIIPNGDTLLMEGDHILAASSIQDQQELKDFFLG
- a CDS encoding potassium channel family protein, producing the protein MQVVIIGCGKVGAKFAQVLSEEGNEVVIVSNDARAFKNLPHDFDGVTLTGVPIDQDVLKMAGIENADVLVAVTEDDNVNIMVCQVAKEIFKIPKVIARIYNPAREHVFHQFGLETICPTDITVNVMRAMLESNADVSTHNIGNTSVLFKHINLADGYIGKRVDQIKLKQSMIFGVMRSGQFILANAVGRLAKGDILVVADTTHKNN
- a CDS encoding DUF421 domain-containing protein; the protein is MLVVFIRTLILYIVVIIAMRIMGKRQIGQLQPFELAVAIMISELASVPMQNTGIPLVNGIIPILTMLAAQILISFISLKSTKARTIFCGRPSVLISGGKIMEQVFRQELYTLNDLLEQLRNKDIYNIADVEYAILETNGQLSVIPKAGKSTIIREDLNISGKYEAPAIEIIIDGDLIEENLKLANFSKAKLESELKKMNIKSTKDVFFACVGSDGQLFCQEKEKNKRS
- a CDS encoding DUF4363 family protein — protein: MSNSVKTLTIVVSLVLIIIVSGVLSLCYLNRSCEKLEKTVNSAGLFIQSKQWDSAEKLLQNFASDWDKTKFGWSILLDHFEIDNIDNSYTKTKKYVESKDYSSALAELEALKEYINHIPVKESFTLKNIM
- a CDS encoding sodium:calcium antiporter codes for the protein MLNNILILLLSLGIILTGCELFTNGIEWLGKKLRLGDGVVGSIFSAVGTCLPETLIPVIALLFSNRHKDSVEIGIGAIVGAPFMLSTLAFFITGLSVIIFSGRRQTGKKLNTDLNILERDISFFVIAYTGAISVSFFSIGFIKNIAAILLIGAYVYYVYKTVNNDKASNEEIDDLIFSRTFRIKESLVIILLQIAVALFSIIVGAEMFVGNIEAISRTLGVSTLALSIIITPIATELPEKFNSVIWISKNKDTLSLGNISGAMVFQSCIPVAIGILTTNWKLDIITLVSSLLALSSTLVTYIWIKVKNSLTPLPLLTGGAFYALFIGILILRGFK
- a CDS encoding hemolysin family protein — encoded protein: MLTEILFLIILIVLNAFFAASEIALISLNDNKIKLMAEDGDKKAKLLQKLLGEPSRFLATIQIGITLAGFLASAFASESFADRLVNIVNAFEIPIPENVLKTTAVIVITIILSYFTLVFGELVPKRLAMKKAESISFFVVKPLNMLSSVTSPFVRLLTTSTNFFVRLFGVDPYSTEEQNVTEEEIRMMIDVGEEKGTIEETEKEMINNIFEFNNKTVSEIMTHRTDIAALPVDSTITEVTSFFNREKYSRIPIYEDSIDNIIGVMHSKYLIQYLSEGNEKEDFNLRNFIRSPYFVPASKRTDELFQELKQNKNHLAIIIDEYGGTAGLVTLEDLIEEIVGNIFDEDDEVEKYIDKIDDNTFVIKGSVSLDEVQEALGVNLPDDYETLSGFITGQLGRIPEKGDKPVIEYEELLFKVEEVKQKKVSKVKVCKV
- a CDS encoding IS256 family transposase — encoded protein: MARRKNSMSEGKKNIIASLLQEYDIKTAEDIQEALKDLLGGTIQSMLEAEMDQHLGYEPYERSNNTNYRNGKKSKSIQSTYGKMEIDVPQDRECSFEPQIVKKRQKDISSIDQKIIAMYARGLTTRQISDQIEEIYGFEVSEGMVSDITNKLLPEIEEWQQRPLSSVYPIVFIDAVHFSVRDNNVIKKLAAYIILGINEEGQKEVLSIQIGQNESSKYWLSVLNELKNRGVKDILILCADGLSGIKESIAVAFPETEYQRCIVHQVRNTLKYVADKDKKEFANDLKTIYHAPTEETGYERMMQITDKWQDRYPNAMKSWSTNWDILSPIFKFSTDVRKVIYTTNAIESLNSTYRRLNRQRSVFPSDTALLKALYLATFEATKKWTMTLRNWGKVYGELSIMYEGRLLQ
- a CDS encoding MFS transporter; the encoded protein is MVLKFKRPRLYGDVSDENYELSRRRFILEGCLSNGIYTLTAGAFLAGYAKFLGASDQIIGLIAAIPLLANILQMFSPIFLEKLTSRKSLIVNTCFLYRSLLGLMIVIPLLTQNTSARVLLLGGMYFAAYLIFSFSNPAGGSWIISLVPERYRGRYFGLRDTFIISSAAVLSLSMGRILDVFKVSGREFLGFIFVFSIVLLLVMMNIYVLRKIKEPEIVPISQNVNIKSLFTLPLKNKQFRPVIFINAAWNFAGQIALPFFSVYMVTGLKLSYTFIMFANILLSVVQASTAKLWGKLADKFSWEVTTVISIGMLGLCHLTWAFVTKEICYVIIPFIQIVAGAGWSGVNISLFNIQFKHAPQEGRTIFVGFNAAVAGLAGFTSAFLGAFLVGALENVKINIGITVLNNMLILFGLSGTLVILCAVIFAYKFKSNSGKKDSGEYDNNLAG
- the ymfI gene encoding elongation factor P 5-aminopentanone reductase, with amino-acid sequence MNKQKTVLVTGASRGIGHAIAKKFAQNGFNVAINFNVNRTAAENLERELAREQCNVMTVKADVSSQEQVLEMVQSINSHFGNIDILINNAGIAGQRLFTDITTEEWDRMFDINVKGMFYCCKAVLPHMIRSKWGKIVNISSIWGLTGASCEVHYSASKAAVIGLTRALAKEVGPSNIQVNCVAPGVIDTDMNSELDAQTLDELKEQTPLGIIGTGTDIAETVFFLTSDSAKFITGQVISPNGGFLI